The Streptomonospora litoralis genome window below encodes:
- a CDS encoding fatty acyl-CoA synthetase, whose product MGADESALARASTVDGVLRRTAARSPDRVALRFGDREWTFAELDRGATRVAAWLLGLGLTRMDRVAAYGHNSDAYLLAFLGCARAGLVHVPVNQNLGGAELSYLLAQSGSIVVLADPKLAGRIEEVRAQIPARDVLALRGSEESALEVARDPDSPEDLFTDVADTDVVQLLYTSGTTSAPKGAMMTHRALVHEYVSCLHALDVGEGDRMLHALPLYHSAQMHVFLMPALAAGAYSEIVETPEPADLLRRIEENGITSFFAAPTVWAALSNHADFAVRDLSGLAKAYYGAAIMPVPVLERIRARHPGIGFYNCFGQSEIGPLATVLRPEEHVAGRMDSCGRPVLFVEARLVDEEGADVAPGERGEVVYRSPQLCEGYWDKPEETKEAFRDGWFRSGDIARRDSEGYFTIVDRVKDVINTGGVLVAPREVEDVLYRHSSIAEVAVISVPDPAWGEAVTAVAVLKGPATEDELIGFVRERLAGFKTPKRVHMVEELPRNASGKLLKRVLREHFSRG is encoded by the coding sequence ATGGGAGCCGACGAGTCGGCACTGGCCAGGGCGAGCACGGTCGACGGCGTGCTGCGGCGCACTGCCGCGCGGTCGCCGGACCGCGTAGCGCTGCGGTTCGGCGACCGGGAGTGGACGTTCGCCGAGCTGGACCGGGGCGCCACGCGGGTGGCGGCGTGGCTGCTGGGCCTCGGGCTCACCCGCATGGACCGCGTCGCCGCCTACGGGCACAACTCCGACGCCTACCTGCTGGCCTTTCTTGGCTGCGCCCGCGCCGGTCTGGTGCATGTTCCCGTGAACCAGAACCTGGGCGGCGCCGAACTCAGCTACCTGCTGGCCCAGTCGGGCAGCATCGTGGTACTCGCCGATCCCAAGCTGGCCGGGCGGATCGAGGAGGTCCGGGCGCAGATCCCCGCCCGCGACGTGCTGGCGCTGCGCGGCTCCGAGGAGTCGGCGCTGGAGGTCGCGCGCGATCCCGACTCGCCCGAGGACCTGTTCACCGACGTCGCCGACACCGATGTGGTGCAGCTCCTCTACACCTCGGGCACCACCTCGGCACCCAAGGGCGCGATGATGACCCACCGCGCGCTGGTGCACGAGTACGTGAGCTGCCTGCACGCCCTCGACGTCGGCGAGGGCGACCGCATGCTGCACGCGCTGCCGCTGTACCACTCCGCGCAGATGCACGTGTTCCTGATGCCCGCGCTGGCGGCAGGGGCCTATAGCGAGATCGTCGAGACCCCCGAGCCCGCCGACCTGCTGCGCCGTATCGAGGAGAACGGCATCACGTCGTTCTTCGCGGCGCCGACGGTCTGGGCGGCGTTGTCGAACCACGCCGACTTCGCCGTACGCGACCTCTCGGGGTTGGCGAAGGCCTACTACGGCGCCGCGATCATGCCGGTGCCGGTGCTGGAGCGCATCCGCGCCCGGCATCCCGGAATCGGCTTCTACAACTGCTTCGGGCAGAGCGAGATCGGACCGCTCGCCACGGTGCTGCGCCCCGAGGAGCACGTCGCGGGCCGCATGGACTCCTGCGGGCGCCCGGTGCTCTTCGTGGAGGCGCGCCTGGTCGACGAGGAGGGCGCCGACGTCGCCCCGGGCGAGCGCGGCGAGGTCGTCTACCGTTCTCCGCAGCTGTGCGAGGGCTACTGGGACAAGCCCGAGGAGACCAAGGAGGCTTTCCGCGACGGCTGGTTCCGCTCGGGCGACATCGCCCGGCGCGACTCCGAGGGCTATTTCACGATCGTGGACCGGGTGAAAGACGTCATCAACACCGGCGGTGTGCTGGTGGCCCCCCGCGAGGTCGAGGACGTGCTCTACCGGCACTCGTCGATCGCGGAGGTCGCGGTGATCTCGGTGCCCGATCCCGCCTGGGGCGAGGCCGTCACTGCGGTGGCGGTACTGAAGGGACCGGCGACCGAGGACGAGCTGATCGGGTTCGTCCGCGAGCGGCTGGCCGGCTTCAAGACGCCCAAACGGGTGCACATGGTGGAGGAGCTGCCGCGCAACGCCAGCGGCAAGCTGCTCAAACGAGTGCTGCGAGAGCACTTCAGCAGAGGGTGA
- a CDS encoding 2-oxoacid:ferredoxin oxidoreductase subunit beta translates to MKDFKSDQDVRWCPGCGDYAILAAFQGFLPELGVPRENIVIVSGIGCSSRFPYYLSTYGMHSIHGRAPAIATGLAASRPDLSVWVITGDGDGLSIGGNHLIHALRRNVNINVLLFNNRIYGLTKGQYSPTSEAGKVTKSSPMGSLDNPFNPVSLALGAEAGFVARTVDSDRKHVTSVLRAAADHEGASFVEIYQNCPIFNDDAFEPLKDPGERDMRLLRMEHGEPLRIGSDRGVVMGDYGELSVADTAEVGEDALVRHDAHREDPGYAFALSRMDYPAFEHVPIGVFRDVDHPTYDGRMTEQLAAAETARGGEAELAALLSSGDTWTVG, encoded by the coding sequence ATGAAGGACTTCAAGTCCGACCAGGACGTGCGCTGGTGCCCGGGCTGCGGCGACTACGCGATCCTGGCCGCCTTCCAGGGGTTCCTGCCCGAGCTGGGCGTGCCCCGGGAGAACATCGTGATCGTCTCGGGCATCGGGTGCTCCTCGCGGTTCCCCTACTACCTGAGCACCTACGGCATGCACTCGATCCACGGGCGTGCTCCGGCCATCGCCACCGGACTGGCGGCCAGCCGGCCCGACCTGTCGGTGTGGGTGATCACCGGTGACGGCGACGGCCTGTCCATCGGCGGCAACCACCTCATCCACGCGCTGCGGCGCAACGTCAACATCAACGTGCTGCTGTTCAACAACCGCATCTACGGGCTGACCAAGGGCCAGTACTCGCCGACCTCGGAGGCGGGCAAGGTCACCAAGTCCTCGCCGATGGGGTCGCTGGACAACCCGTTCAACCCGGTTTCGCTGGCGCTGGGCGCGGAGGCCGGCTTCGTCGCGCGCACCGTCGACTCCGACCGCAAGCATGTCACCAGCGTGCTGCGCGCGGCAGCCGACCACGAGGGCGCGTCGTTCGTGGAGATCTACCAGAACTGCCCGATCTTCAACGACGACGCGTTCGAGCCGCTGAAGGACCCGGGCGAGCGCGACATGCGGCTGCTGCGCATGGAGCACGGCGAGCCGCTGCGCATCGGCTCCGACCGCGGCGTCGTCATGGGCGACTACGGCGAGCTGTCCGTGGCCGACACCGCCGAGGTGGGCGAGGACGCGCTGGTCCGCCACGACGCCCACCGGGAGGACCCCGGCTATGCGTTCGCGCTGTCCCGCATGGACTACCCGGCGTTCGAGCACGTGCCGATCGGTGTCTTCCGCGATGTCGACCACCCCACCTACGACGGGCGGATGACCGAGCAGCTCGCCGCGGCCGAGACCGCCCGCGGCGGCGAGGCCGAGCTGGCCGCGCTGCTCTCCAGCGGCGACACCTGGACGGTGGGCTGA
- a CDS encoding 2-oxoacid:acceptor oxidoreductase subunit alpha, with protein sequence MTKQVQQIDRVIIRFAGDSGDGMQLTGDRFTQETASFGNDLSTLPNFPAEIRAPAGTLPGVSSFQLHFADHDIMTPGDAPNVLVAMNPAALKANVEDVPRGATVIVNTDEFTKRSLAKVGYESDPLSDGSLSEYKVSQVPLTSMTVKALEEFDISKKDAQRAKNMFALGLLSWMYNRPTEGTLGFLKSKFAGKPEILAANVAAFQAGWNFGETTEDFAVSYEIKPAQLPVGTYRNITGNLAISYGLVAGSQLSGLPLFLGSYPITPASDILHELSRHKHMGVRTFQAEDEIAGVGAALGAAFGGSLGVTTTSGPGMVLKAESLGLAVMTELPLLVIDVQRAGPSTGMPTKTEQADLLMAMFGRNGESPAPVLAPRSPSDCFDIAIEATRIATKYRTPVIVLSDGYLANGSEPWRIPEVATLPDLSVDFAEEANGADGSFQPYLRDSETLARPWAVPGTPGLEHRIGGIEKSDGTGNISYSPSNHDLMVRSRQAKIDGIARDIPELEVDDPTGDAEVLVLGWGGTYGSIGAGVRRVRRAGGKVAQAHLRHLNPFPENLGAVLRSYDRVLVPEINLGQLAMLLRSRFLVDIVSYTKVSGLPFKAEELAGVVQEVIDRV encoded by the coding sequence GTGACCAAGCAGGTCCAGCAGATCGATCGCGTCATCATCCGCTTCGCAGGCGACTCCGGCGACGGCATGCAGCTGACCGGAGACCGGTTCACCCAGGAGACAGCGTCCTTCGGCAACGACCTGTCGACCCTGCCGAACTTCCCCGCGGAGATCCGCGCCCCGGCCGGCACACTGCCGGGCGTCTCCAGCTTCCAGCTCCACTTCGCGGACCACGACATCATGACGCCGGGCGACGCGCCCAACGTGCTGGTGGCCATGAACCCGGCCGCCCTCAAGGCCAACGTCGAGGACGTGCCGCGCGGCGCCACGGTGATCGTCAACACCGACGAGTTCACCAAGCGCAGCCTGGCCAAGGTGGGCTACGAAAGCGATCCGCTCTCCGACGGCTCACTGTCGGAGTACAAGGTCAGCCAGGTGCCGCTGACCTCGATGACGGTCAAGGCCCTCGAAGAGTTCGACATCTCGAAGAAGGACGCCCAACGCGCGAAGAACATGTTCGCGTTGGGTCTGCTGTCGTGGATGTACAACCGGCCCACCGAGGGCACGCTCGGGTTCCTGAAGTCGAAGTTCGCCGGCAAGCCCGAGATCCTCGCGGCGAACGTGGCGGCGTTCCAGGCCGGATGGAACTTCGGCGAGACCACCGAGGACTTCGCGGTCTCCTACGAGATCAAGCCCGCACAGCTGCCCGTCGGCACCTACCGCAACATCACCGGCAACCTCGCGATCTCCTACGGCCTGGTCGCCGGATCGCAGCTGTCGGGTCTGCCGCTGTTCCTGGGCTCCTACCCGATCACCCCGGCCTCCGACATCCTGCACGAGCTGTCCCGGCACAAGCACATGGGCGTGCGCACGTTCCAGGCGGAGGACGAGATCGCCGGCGTCGGCGCCGCGCTGGGCGCCGCGTTCGGCGGTTCGCTGGGGGTCACGACCACGTCGGGGCCGGGCATGGTCCTCAAGGCGGAATCGCTGGGCCTGGCGGTGATGACCGAGCTGCCGCTGCTGGTCATCGATGTGCAGCGGGCCGGCCCCAGCACCGGCATGCCCACCAAGACCGAGCAGGCCGACCTGCTCATGGCGATGTTCGGGCGCAACGGCGAGTCCCCGGCCCCGGTGCTGGCTCCGCGGTCGCCCTCGGACTGCTTCGACATCGCGATCGAGGCCACCCGCATCGCCACCAAGTACCGCACGCCGGTGATCGTGCTCTCCGACGGCTACCTGGCCAACGGCTCCGAGCCCTGGCGCATCCCCGAGGTCGCCACCCTGCCCGACCTCTCGGTGGACTTCGCCGAGGAGGCCAACGGCGCCGACGGCTCGTTCCAGCCCTACCTGCGCGACTCCGAGACGCTCGCCCGCCCGTGGGCGGTCCCGGGCACGCCGGGGCTGGAGCACCGCATCGGCGGCATCGAGAAGAGCGACGGCACCGGCAACATCTCCTACAGCCCGTCCAACCACGATCTGATGGTGCGCTCGCGCCAGGCGAAGATCGACGGCATCGCCCGCGACATCCCGGAACTGGAGGTCGACGACCCCACCGGCGACGCCGAGGTCCTCGTCCTCGGCTGGGGCGGAACCTACGGGTCGATCGGAGCGGGCGTGCGCCGGGTGCGGCGGGCCGGGGGCAAAGTGGCCCAGGCCCATCTGCGCCACCTCAACCCCTTCCCGGAGAACCTGGGCGCGGTGCTGCGGTCCTACGACCGCGTGCTCGTCCCCGAGATCAACCTCGGCCAGCTGGCGATGCTGCTGCGCAGCCGGTTCCTGGTCGACATCGTGAGTTACACCAAGGTCAGCGGCCTGCCGTTCAAGGCGGAAGAGCTGGCCGGCGTGGTGCAGGAGGTCATCGACCGTGTCTGA
- a CDS encoding M48 family metalloprotease, protein MQLNTIRAAALLAGLSALVVAVSWAVAGAQGLQVGIVAVVALNAVVYFFGDTMALRAMRARPVGEIEQPDLYRIVRELATRARQPMPRLYLSPTPAPNAFATGRGPRRATVCCTTGLLRMLDERELRGVIAHELAHVRSRDTLLCSVAGTVAVVITSLTALALLLPLGDSEDEDVPSVLGALLFLVLGPLAAGVIRVGVRRSREYRADHAAAELTGDPLALAAALRKIEVGTRTHPLPAERPLLATGHLMIAHPFPQRGINKLFAVHPPVQDRIRRLRRLAERWGTH, encoded by the coding sequence GTGCAGCTCAACACGATCCGAGCAGCGGCCCTGCTCGCCGGGCTTTCGGCCCTGGTCGTCGCGGTGAGCTGGGCTGTCGCGGGGGCTCAGGGGCTGCAGGTGGGCATCGTCGCCGTCGTCGCGCTGAACGCCGTCGTCTACTTCTTCGGCGACACCATGGCGCTGCGGGCGATGCGGGCGCGCCCGGTCGGCGAGATCGAGCAGCCCGACCTCTACCGCATCGTTCGGGAGCTTGCCACCCGGGCACGCCAGCCGATGCCGCGGCTCTACCTCTCGCCCACGCCGGCGCCCAACGCCTTCGCGACCGGCCGCGGCCCGCGCCGCGCCACCGTGTGCTGCACCACCGGTCTGCTGCGCATGCTCGACGAACGCGAACTGCGCGGGGTCATCGCCCACGAACTCGCCCACGTGCGCAGCCGCGACACGCTGCTGTGCTCGGTCGCGGGCACCGTCGCCGTCGTCATCACCTCGCTGACGGCGCTGGCGCTGCTGCTGCCGCTGGGCGACTCCGAGGACGAGGACGTCCCCAGCGTCCTCGGGGCACTGCTGTTCCTCGTGCTGGGGCCGCTGGCGGCGGGCGTCATCCGGGTGGGGGTGCGCCGCTCGCGCGAATACCGCGCCGACCACGCCGCCGCCGAGCTGACCGGCGACCCGCTCGCGTTGGCCGCCGCTTTGCGCAAGATCGAGGTCGGTACCCGCACCCACCCGCTGCCCGCCGAACGCCCGCTGCTGGCCACCGGCCACCTGATGATCGCCCACCCGTTCCCGCAGCGCGGCATCAACAAGCTCTTCGCGGTCCACCCCCCGGTACAGGACCGCATCCGCCGCCTCCGCCGCCTCGCCGAACGCTGGGGCACACACTGA
- a CDS encoding YajQ family cyclic di-GMP-binding protein, producing MAAESSFDVVSKLDRQEVDNALNQAAKELSQRFDFKGTGATVTWSGEQGVEIRANSDERVKAALDVFREKLIKRGVSLKVLDIDDQEPKASGKEYRMPIPLKEGISTEDGKKISKIIRDEGPKGVKAQIQGDELRVSAKKKDDLQAVQTLLKEKDLDIALQFTNYR from the coding sequence GTGGCCGCTGAATCCAGTTTCGACGTCGTGTCCAAGCTCGACCGGCAGGAGGTCGACAACGCGCTGAACCAGGCCGCCAAGGAGCTCTCGCAGCGCTTCGACTTCAAGGGCACCGGCGCCACCGTCACCTGGTCGGGCGAGCAGGGGGTGGAGATCCGGGCGAACTCCGACGAGCGCGTGAAGGCCGCTCTGGACGTCTTCCGGGAGAAGCTCATCAAACGCGGCGTCTCGCTGAAGGTGCTGGACATCGACGATCAGGAGCCCAAGGCCTCGGGCAAGGAGTACCGGATGCCGATCCCTCTCAAGGAGGGGATCTCCACCGAGGACGGCAAGAAGATCTCCAAGATCATCCGCGACGAGGGCCCCAAGGGCGTGAAGGCGCAGATCCAGGGCGACGAGCTGCGCGTCAGCGCCAAGAAGAAGGACGACCTGCAAGCGGTGCAGACCCTGCTCAAGGAGAAGGACCTGGACATCGCCCTGCAGTTCACGAACTACCGGTAG